Proteins encoded within one genomic window of Humulus lupulus chromosome 1, drHumLupu1.1, whole genome shotgun sequence:
- the LOC133779549 gene encoding uncharacterized protein LOC133779549 encodes MKVASAHKQKLEVELQLNSKLKEKEGAIARIEGQLKEMDETAEEAAVEATRQRVRDREITERKFVRIAEVDTAKYLDLALCNKKQTPEEKWAALHNHAYH; translated from the exons ATGAAAGTTGCAAGTGCACATAAGCAGAAGTTGGAGGTAGAGCTCCAGTTAAACAGTAAGTTGAAAGAGAAAGAGGGGGCCATAGCCAGAATCGAGGGACAGTTGAAAGAAATGGACGAG ACGGCAGAAGAGGCAGCAGTAGAAGCCACGAGGCAACGCGTTAGGGATCGCGAGATTACCGAACGCAAGTTCGTGAGGATTGCTGAAGTGGATACTGCAAAATATCTAGATCTTGCGCTGTGTAATAAGAAGCAGACCCCAGAGGAGAAATGGGCTGCGCtgcataatcatgcatatcattag